Proteins from a single region of Equus asinus isolate D_3611 breed Donkey chromosome 17, EquAss-T2T_v2, whole genome shotgun sequence:
- the LOC139040566 gene encoding olfactory receptor 4A47 — protein sequence MEPENNVTYFVLLGLTQNPKEQKVLFVMFLLFYILTMVGNMLIVVTVTFSRTLGSPMYFFLASLSFMDSIYSSVISPKLISDLFFGENTLSFRFCMAQLFTEHFFGGSEVFLLLVMAYDRYVAICKPSHYLVIMRQWVCVVLLVVSWVGGFLHSVIQLSTIYGLPFCGPNVIDHFICDMYPLLKLVCTDTRVVGLLVVANGGLICTIVFLLLLISYGVVLCSLKNLSQEGRRKALQTCGSHITVVVFFFVPCIFMYARPAETFPIDKSLSVFYTVITPMLNPLIYTLRNSEMNNAMKKVWRRNFLAHSK from the coding sequence ATGGAACCAGAGAACAATGTGACTTACTTTGTCCTCTTGGGCCTCACACAGAATCCAAAGGAGCAGAAagttctttttgttatgtttttgctCTTCTACATTTTGACCATGGTGGGCAACATGCTTATTGTTGTGACTGTAACTTTTAGTAGGACCCTGGGctcacccatgtacttctttcttgCCAGTCTATCATTTATGGATTCCATTTATTCTTCAGTCATTTCCCCCAAattgatttcagacttgttctttggggaaaatacCCTATCCTTCAGATTTTGTATGGCCCAGCTGTTTACAGAGCACTTTTTTGGTGGATCAGAGGTCTTTCTTCTGttggtgatggcctatgaccgctatgtggccatctgtaagccctcGCATTATTTGGTTATCATGAGGCAATGGGTGTGTGTCGTATTGCTGGTAGTGTCCTGGGTTGGAGGTTTTCTTCACTCAGTAATTCAACTTAGCACTATTTACGGGCTCCCATTTTGTGGGCCCAATGTCATTGATCACTTTATCTGTGACATGTACCCCTTACTGAAACTTGTCTGTACTGACACCCGTGTCGTTGGCCTCTTAGTGGTGGCCAATGGAGGACTGATTTGCACTATTGTGTTTCTGCTCTTACTCATCTCTTATGGTGTCGTCTTGTGCTCTCTAAAGAATCTTAGTCAGGAAGGGAGGCGGAAAGCCCTCCAGACCTGTGGTTCCCACATCACTGTGGTTGTCTTCTTCTTTGTTCCCTGTATTTTCATGTATGCAAGACCTGCAGAGACCTTCCCCATTGACAAATCATTGAGTGTGTTTTATACAGTCATAACCCCCATGTTGAACCCATTAATCTACACTCTGAGAAATTCTGAGATGAATAATGCTATGAAGAAGGTCTGGAGAAGAAATTTCCTAGCTCATAGTAAATAA